GTACGAGCACCGATCGAAGGGCCTGCCCGACCGACTGGATCCCGCGTAGAGATCTCCAGGTGAGATCCGCGGCACCTATCCCGTTTGCGTAGAAACCGCACACGCCCACGACCGCATCCTCAGAACGGCCCACCAGCACCCGGTCGGAACGCAGCGCCGCCCGAAGAACACGGAGTCCCACCTCTGCACTGCTGAAGGCCAGGCCAAGCTTCTGGCGAAATGCTTCCCAATACAGGGTGCCAACTTGCGCTCGCTCAGACTCATCAAACCCTAGCTCGATAGTGACACTCTCCATAGGTCATTTCTATCAGATACAGTACGTTCGTGCGCAGAAAGATATTTACACGAAAGCCTGTTCTCGGTGCGAGCATTCTCGTAGCAGTGATGCTCGGTGCGGTTGGCGTAGTGGCTGTCGGAAACGACTTTCGTGTGCGACAGACCGCCGTGCAAATTCCGGCCGAGAGTGGGCAGTTGAACGGGGTGCTCACCCTCCCACGGGACGGCTCCGCGCGCGGGATCGTGGTCATGGTGCATGGGGATGCCGCCGTGGACGCAACACAGGACGGCTTGTACCTGCCCTGGTTCGAAGGCGCAGCCGACGCAGGGTTTGCGACACTGTCGTGGAGCAAGCCAGGCGTGGGCGGATCAACGGGCAACTGGCTCAACCAATCGATGGACGACCGCGCCGCTGAAGTCGGGATCGCCATCGATTGGGCCCTAGCGCAGGAGGACATCCCCACCGATCACATCGTGTTGTGGGGCGCGAGCCAAGCAGGTTGGGTTCTACCAAAGGTCGTAGCCGCGCGGACCGACATCGACGGAGTGGTCGCCGTCGGGACCGCGATCAACTGGCTTGCGCAGGGCCGCTACAACCTCCTGGCCGAACTGGATTTCGAGACTGCTTCACGGACCCAACGGAACCACAAGATCGCCGAGAGTGACCGAGTGAGGGCGCTCCTCGACGGCGGCGCCAGCTACGCCGAGTACCGCTTGGTTTCGACGGAGGACCCACCAATGACGGCCGAGCGGTGGGCATTCGTCGCCCGCAACATGAACGCCGACGCCGCTGCGGACCTCCGCGCGGCGGCGAAACGCGAGATCCCCATCCTTCTCCTTGCCGGAGACCACGACCGCAACGTGGACGTCGCTGAGACAGAACGGGCCTACCGAGATATCTTCGGCGCATCGCTGCTCGTACAACACGTCGACGCAGTCCATTCCATGGCGCGACCAATCGTCGATAGCAACGAGGTCATCGGCGCCGTGGTCGGCATCGCTTGGCCACGAGGTCTCCTCGCTCCCGGCGTGATCGACGGCTACACCGATTTCCTCGGCGCTATCGACTGAACGTTCCCTGCCAGGGCCGTACAAAGTCGGGGAGCCGCCGCTCGTATCTTCCAGACCCCGCGCAGTTCGATGGCGAGCGTTGAAGGCTACGTACCGGAACCCTCGATTGCCCGCTCGAGTCGGTCGAGCTTTGCATCGAGCTCGTCCGTGAAGCCGGGCCGAATGTCCGCCTTCATCACAAGCGAGACGCGCGACCCAAAGGGCAATACGGCCTCGGTCGCGCGCTTCACGACGTCAAATACCTCATCCCAAGACCCTTCGATCTCGGTGAACATGCTCGAGGTCCGGTGCGGCAGGCCAGACTCGCGGACGACCTTTACTGCCTCGGCAACGGCGATGGAGACCGATCCATCGGCGTCCGCGCCGCCCACTGGTGCGACTGAAAACGCAAGAATCATGAGACTTCCTCTGCAAGAGTAGTTCGGCCGCGCGCACCCCGCGGGGGCGGCCCTTCCTCACACGCTACAACACCGGTCACCTCAGTCG
This genomic stretch from Leucobacter sp. CX169 harbors:
- a CDS encoding S9 family peptidase, whose translation is MRQTAVQIPAESGQLNGVLTLPRDGSARGIVVMVHGDAAVDATQDGLYLPWFEGAADAGFATLSWSKPGVGGSTGNWLNQSMDDRAAEVGIAIDWALAQEDIPTDHIVLWGASQAGWVLPKVVAARTDIDGVVAVGTAINWLAQGRYNLLAELDFETASRTQRNHKIAESDRVRALLDGGASYAEYRLVSTEDPPMTAERWAFVARNMNADAAADLRAAAKREIPILLLAGDHDRNVDVAETERAYRDIFGASLLVQHVDAVHSMARPIVDSNEVIGAVVGIAWPRGLLAPGVIDGYTDFLGAID
- a CDS encoding thiamine-binding protein, with product MILAFSVAPVGGADADGSVSIAVAEAVKVVRESGLPHRTSSMFTEIEGSWDEVFDVVKRATEAVLPFGSRVSLVMKADIRPGFTDELDAKLDRLERAIEGSGT
- a CDS encoding N-acetyltransferase — its product is MESVTIELGFDESERAQVGTLYWEAFRQKLGLAFSSAEVGLRVLRAALRSDRVLVGRSEDAVVGVCGFYANGIGAADLTWRSLRGIQSVGQALRSVLVLSVLGRSEKKGTLVLDGICVDANQRGAGIGTALLDAAERYARQEGLSSVRLSVIDRNPRAEALYQRRGFRPVDAGSMGVLGYVYGFDRYTVMEKKLTP